CCTTGTCGGAGAGTTCCTTCCAGCCGGAAGAGCCGCGACAGCCTACAGGCGGCAGCACACGCGCAGAAGGAGCACACCATGCCATCACCCGCCGACCGCGAGAAGTCCCTCGAGACAGCCCTCGCTCAGATCGACCGCCAGTTCGGAAAGGGCTCGGTCATGCGGCTGGGCAGCGATGAGCGCGCCCCTGTGGCCGTCATCCCCACCGGCTCCATCGCCCTCGACGTCGCTCTCGGCGTGGGAGGTCTGCCGCGTGGACGCATCGTCGAGATCTACGGCCCGGAGTCCTCGGGTAAGACGACGCTGACGCTGCACGCCATCGCGAACGCCCAGCGGGCCGGCGGCATCGCGGCGTTCATCGACGCCGAGCACGCCCTCGACCCCGACTACGCCGCGAAGCTCGGCGTCGACATCGACGCCCTTCTCGTCTCGCAGCCCGACACGGGTGAGCAGGCGCTGGAGATCGCCGACATGCTGGTGCGCTCCGGAGCCATCGACCTCATCGTCATCGACTCGGTGGCAGCGCTCGTGCCCCGTGCCGAGATCGAGGGCGAGATGGGTGACTCGCACGTGGGTCTGCAGGCGCGACTCATGTCGCAGGCCCTTCGTAAGCTCACCGGTGGGCTGAACCAGACCAACACCACCATGATCTTCATCAACCAGCTGCGCGAGAAGATCGGCGTCTTCTTCGGTTCTCCCGAGACCACCGCCGGTGGTAAGGCGCTGAAGTTCTACGCGTCGGTCCGCATGGACATCCGTCGTATCGAGACGCTGAAGGACGGAACCGACGCCGTCGGAAACCGCACCAGGGTCAAGGTCGTGAAGAACAAGATGGCCCCGCCCTTCAAGCAGGCGGAGTTCGACATCCTCTACGGCGTCGGCATCTCCCGCGAGGGCAGTCTGATCGACTTCGGCGTCGAGCACGGCATCGTCAAGAAGTCCGGGTCGTGGTACACCTACGACGGCGATCAGCTGGGCCAGGGCAAGGAGAACGCGCGGACGTTCCTGCTCAACAACGCGGACATCGCGTTGGCGATCGAGAGCCAGATCAAGCAGAAGCTCGGTATCGGCGGCCCGGCCGCGGCTCCGGGTGCTGATGAGCTGGCCGAGCGTCGCCCGGCCTGATGAGTGATCAGCGTGGGGGCGATTCCGAGCGGATCGCCCCCATCATCCCTCTCTTCGGCGGCCCCGCGCGTGCCGAGCGCCCGGCGGATGGCGGTGCGAGCGGCGCGTCGCCCGGTCGGCACGGCCGGTCGGCGCCGTCTACGGACGCTGCGGGACTCTGGCGGTCGACCTGGGACGATCCCGCGACAGCCGGGAAGCGGACTGCTGACGACGACGGTTCTCCCAGCGCACGTCATCCCGCACGCGGGACCGCGGGTGCGAAGAAGACCAGGCTGCGTGCAGTGGGTGACACGTCCCGGTCGGACGGTGGGGGAGAGGCCGGCGAGAGCGCGCCCTCCGCGGAGGAGGTCCGCACCACGGCGGAGGAGTCGTTGGTGCGGAAGCTCCGTACGCGATCGCTGTCCGTCTCCGAAGCGCGGCTGGTGCTGAAGGGCCATGGGCTCGCCGCAGACGCGATCGAAGACGTCATCGACGACTTCATGCGGCGAGGCTATCTCGACGATGCGGTACTCGCCGAGCTCCTCGTCACGGCCGGGGTCGAGCGCAAGGGCCAGGGCCGGGTCGCGCTGTCCCGGGCGCTGGCACAGCGGGGCATTCCTCGTGAGGTCATCGATGCCGCTCTCGACGAGCTCCCGGACGATGACGCGGAGCGGGCGCTGGAGTTCGCACGGACCAAAGCGCGCTCGATGAGCCGCCTCGATCCCGACGCGGCACTACGGCGATTGGTCGGGCAGCTGTCGCGCCGCGGGTACGCCGGTTCCGTCGCCATGAACGCCGCGAAGACGGCGCTGCGGGAGGCGTCTTTCGGTAGCGGCGTCTCCGGCGTCCGGTTCGTGGATTCCGACTGACAGCCGCACGCGGTCGCCTCTCGGTGACGCTCGTACAATGGGAACATCATGACTATCCCCCGCAGCGAACCGACGATCATCAGCGCGTCGTCAGCGGCCGTCGACGATGACGGGCGCCAGCGATCGTACGAAGTGCGCACGTTCGGTTGTCAGATGAACGTGCACGACTCCGAGCGCCTGTCAGGGTCTCTGGAGAGTGCCGGCTACATCCGTGCCGACGCCGGGACCGAGGCCGATGTGGTGATCATCAACACCTGCGCCGTGCGGGACAACGCTGCCGGCAAACTCTACGGAACGCTCGGCCATCTAGCTGCCGTGAAGCGGCGCAAGGCCGGTATGCAGATCGCGGTCGGCGGCTGCCTCGCGCAGATGGACAAGCAGGCCGTGCTCGACAAGGCGCCCTGGGTCGACGTGGTCTTCGGTACCCACAACATGGGCTCCTTGCCCGGTCTGCTCGAGCGCGCCCGTCACAACGGCGACGCGGAGCTCGAGATCCTCGAATCCCTCGAGGTGTTCCCCTCGACGCTCCCCACCAAGCGCGACTCCGCGCACAGCGGCTGGGTGTCGATCTCCGTCGGCTGCAACAACACCTGCACGTTCTGCATCGTCCCCAGTCTCCGCGGCAAGGAGAAGGACCGTCGACCGGGCGACATCCTCAACGAGATCCGTCTTCTCGTCGAGGACGGCGCCATCGAGGTCACACTCCTCGGGCAGAACGTCAACTCCTACGGGGTGGAGTTCGGGGACCGTCAGGCGTTCGGCAAGCTTCTCCGTGCGGCCGGTGAGATCGAGGGCCTCGAGCGCATCCGCTTCACGAGCCCGCACCCCGCTGCCTTCACCGACGACGTGATCGACGCGATGGCGGAGACCCCCGCGGTCATGCCGCAGCTCCACATGCCGCTGCAGTCCGGAAGCGATCGGATCCTCAAGGCGATGCGGCGCTCGTACCGCAGCGAGCGCTTCCTCGGCATCCTGGACCGCGTTCGGGAACGCATCCCGCACGCGGCCATCACGACCGACATCATCGTGGGCTTCCCCGGCGAGACCGAGGAGGACTTCGAGGACACGATGCGCGTCGTCGAGCAGTCCCGATTCTCCGGAGCCTTCACCTTCCAGTACTCGATCCGCGAAGGGACCCCCGCGGCCACCATGCCGGATCAGGTGCCCAAGGAGGTCGTGCAGGCCCGCTACGACCGGCTGATCGCGCTCCAGGAGCGCATCTCGTTGGAGGAGAACCGGAAGCAGGTCGGCCGGGAGGTCGAGGTGCTCGTCTCCACGGGTGAAGGCAAGAAGGACACGGAGACCCGTCGACTGACCGGACGAGCTCAGGACAACCGGCTCGTGCACTTCGAGGTGACCCCGGGTTCGGAGCTGCCGCGTCCGGGTGACGTCGTCACCGTGAGGGTGACCCACGCCGCACCGTTCCACCTCCTCGCCGACGATCCGACCGGCGCGCCGCTGCGCATCCGCCGTACGCGCGGTGGAGATGCCTGGGATCGGGGACAGGCGGAGTCGTGCGCCGTGCCGGCTCCGAGCGACGGGGCATCGCGCGCCGTCTCCCTCGGCCTGCCGACCCTCCGCGTCGGAGTGTGACCACACCTCGGCTCTGGGCCGTCGTCGGCGCGACAGGTACCGGGAAGAGCGATCTGGCGCTCGATCTCGCGGAGGAGCTCCGGCGTCGCGGCAACCCGGCGGAGATCGTCAACGCGGATGCGATGCAGCTCTACCGCGGCATGGACATCGGAACGGCCAAGCTGCCCGTCTCCGAACGACGCGGCATTCCGCACCATCTCTTCGACGTGCGAGAGGTGACGCAGGATGCCGCTGTGGCCTGGTATCAGCCGCTCGCACGCGAGGCCGTGCAGAGGATTCACGCGGGGGGCGGCGACGCCATCCTCGTCGGCGGATCCGGACTCTACGTGTCCGGTGTCGTCTACGAGTTCCACTTCCCGCCTCGAGACCCCGTGATCCGCGAACGTCTCGAGCAGGAGCTGGATCGGGACGGCGTCGAGTCTCTCCTGCAGCGGCTGCGTGTGCGCGATCCGGAAGCCGCAGCCAGGGTGGACCCGCGCAACGGCAGACGAGTGATCCGTGCTCTCGAAGTCGTCGAACAGGGGAGCGCGACGCACGGCGCGACACTGCCCGTGAAGCCGACGCTCTGGCATCCGCGCACCCGGCTGATCGGTCTGCACGTGGATCGCTCCGATCTCGTCGCCCGGCTGGATGCTCGTGTCCGGCGGATGTGGGAGCACGGCCTCGTGGCCGAGGTCGCGCGGCTGCGCGACGAGGGTCTGGAGCGCGGGACGACGGCTCCCCGGGCCATCGGGTACGCGCAGGCGCTCGCACAGCTGGAGGGACGCTCCACCGCCGAGGAGGCGATCGCGGAGACGCAGGCACTCACCCGGCGCTACGCGCGTCGTCAGGTGTCGTGGTTCAAGCGCTATCCGGAGCTCGAATGGATGGCGCCGCCGGTGGCCGTCGCCGACCTGCTGGCGCCCTGACCTGATGTCGGTGGCCCGTGCGACGATGCGCGCATGGCCACTCATTACTTCACCGCGTCCAGCCTTGACGGGTACATCGCCACGACGGAGCATTCGTTGGATTGGCTTCTGACGCAGGACATCGACATGGAAGGTCCCATGGCCTATCCGGCGTTCGAGAAGAGTATCGGGGCGCTCGTGATGGGGTCATCGACGTACGAATGGGTCATGCGCCACGAGGAGGGCCGGTGGGCGTATGAGCAGCCCACGTGGGTGCTCTCGCATCGTGAGCTCGCCGTGCCGACCGGGGCGGACGTCCGTGTGACGAGCGCGGCGATCCCCGACGTCCATGCCGCGATGCACGAGGCGGCGGAAGGAAAGGACCTCTGGGTCGTCGGCGGGGGAGACGTGGCAGCACAGTTCGCAGACGCGGGCCTCCTGGACGAGGTCTGGGTCCAATACGCCCCGGTGACCCTCGGGGGCGGTGCCCCACTGTTGCCCCGGCGTCTCGACCTGGATCTGATCGAGGTGGCCCGCAACCGCAGCTTCCTCTGCGGGCGTTACCGCGTCGCGGGGCGGAGCGCCGGCTCGACGGCTCCCTAGACTGGTCCCATGGTCGCATTCACCAAGGGGCACGGTACCGGCAACGACTTCATCATCATCGCCGATCCCGACGGCCAGCTGGAGCTGACCGCGGAGCAGGTCGCGGTGCTCTGCGATCGCCATTTCGGCATCGGGGCCGACGGCGTTCTCCGAGTCGTGCGTTCGTCCGCGATCGCGGAGGGGGCAGCGGCCCTGGCGGAGGAGCCGGATGCCGAGTGGTTCATGGACTACCGCAACGCGGACGGCTCGGTCGCCGAGATGTGCGGCAACGGGATCCGAGTCTTCGCACACTACCTCGTGCGCTCCGGTCTCGCCGACATCGAGGCCGGCAGTACTCTCCCCATCGGCACCAGGGCTGGCGTCCGTGACGTCACGCGCGGCGTGAGCGGTTACCAGGTCGACCTGGGCGCGTGGCGCCTGTCGGGCGTCGACCCGCTGGTGCGCGCGGACGGGCTGACCGTGACCCGGCCCGGACTGGGCATCGACGTCGGGAACCCGCACGTCGTGGTGGCGCTCGCCTCCGACGCCGAGCTCGGCCTGCTGGAACTCACGCGCGCGCCCGAGTTGGAACCGGCTCCGCCCGCCGGGGCGAACGTCGAGTTCGTGGTGCCCGGCGAGCCCCTCGTGCGCGACGGCGTCGGCCACGTGCG
This genomic stretch from Microbacterium sp. Nx66 harbors:
- the recA gene encoding recombinase RecA; its protein translation is MPSPADREKSLETALAQIDRQFGKGSVMRLGSDERAPVAVIPTGSIALDVALGVGGLPRGRIVEIYGPESSGKTTLTLHAIANAQRAGGIAAFIDAEHALDPDYAAKLGVDIDALLVSQPDTGEQALEIADMLVRSGAIDLIVIDSVAALVPRAEIEGEMGDSHVGLQARLMSQALRKLTGGLNQTNTTMIFINQLREKIGVFFGSPETTAGGKALKFYASVRMDIRRIETLKDGTDAVGNRTRVKVVKNKMAPPFKQAEFDILYGVGISREGSLIDFGVEHGIVKKSGSWYTYDGDQLGQGKENARTFLLNNADIALAIESQIKQKLGIGGPAAAPGADELAERRPA
- a CDS encoding regulatory protein RecX; the encoded protein is MGDTSRSDGGGEAGESAPSAEEVRTTAEESLVRKLRTRSLSVSEARLVLKGHGLAADAIEDVIDDFMRRGYLDDAVLAELLVTAGVERKGQGRVALSRALAQRGIPREVIDAALDELPDDDAERALEFARTKARSMSRLDPDAALRRLVGQLSRRGYAGSVAMNAAKTALREASFGSGVSGVRFVDSD
- the miaB gene encoding tRNA (N6-isopentenyl adenosine(37)-C2)-methylthiotransferase MiaB — protein: MTIPRSEPTIISASSAAVDDDGRQRSYEVRTFGCQMNVHDSERLSGSLESAGYIRADAGTEADVVIINTCAVRDNAAGKLYGTLGHLAAVKRRKAGMQIAVGGCLAQMDKQAVLDKAPWVDVVFGTHNMGSLPGLLERARHNGDAELEILESLEVFPSTLPTKRDSAHSGWVSISVGCNNTCTFCIVPSLRGKEKDRRPGDILNEIRLLVEDGAIEVTLLGQNVNSYGVEFGDRQAFGKLLRAAGEIEGLERIRFTSPHPAAFTDDVIDAMAETPAVMPQLHMPLQSGSDRILKAMRRSYRSERFLGILDRVRERIPHAAITTDIIVGFPGETEEDFEDTMRVVEQSRFSGAFTFQYSIREGTPAATMPDQVPKEVVQARYDRLIALQERISLEENRKQVGREVEVLVSTGEGKKDTETRRLTGRAQDNRLVHFEVTPGSELPRPGDVVTVRVTHAAPFHLLADDPTGAPLRIRRTRGGDAWDRGQAESCAVPAPSDGASRAVSLGLPTLRVGV
- the miaA gene encoding tRNA (adenosine(37)-N6)-dimethylallyltransferase MiaA, whose protein sequence is MTTPRLWAVVGATGTGKSDLALDLAEELRRRGNPAEIVNADAMQLYRGMDIGTAKLPVSERRGIPHHLFDVREVTQDAAVAWYQPLAREAVQRIHAGGGDAILVGGSGLYVSGVVYEFHFPPRDPVIRERLEQELDRDGVESLLQRLRVRDPEAAARVDPRNGRRVIRALEVVEQGSATHGATLPVKPTLWHPRTRLIGLHVDRSDLVARLDARVRRMWEHGLVAEVARLRDEGLERGTTAPRAIGYAQALAQLEGRSTAEEAIAETQALTRRYARRQVSWFKRYPELEWMAPPVAVADLLAP
- a CDS encoding dihydrofolate reductase family protein; amino-acid sequence: MATHYFTASSLDGYIATTEHSLDWLLTQDIDMEGPMAYPAFEKSIGALVMGSSTYEWVMRHEEGRWAYEQPTWVLSHRELAVPTGADVRVTSAAIPDVHAAMHEAAEGKDLWVVGGGDVAAQFADAGLLDEVWVQYAPVTLGGGAPLLPRRLDLDLIEVARNRSFLCGRYRVAGRSAGSTAP
- the dapF gene encoding diaminopimelate epimerase; the encoded protein is MVAFTKGHGTGNDFIIIADPDGQLELTAEQVAVLCDRHFGIGADGVLRVVRSSAIAEGAAALAEEPDAEWFMDYRNADGSVAEMCGNGIRVFAHYLVRSGLADIEAGSTLPIGTRAGVRDVTRGVSGYQVDLGAWRLSGVDPLVRADGLTVTRPGLGIDVGNPHVVVALASDAELGLLELTRAPELEPAPPAGANVEFVVPGEPLVRDGVGHVRMRVFERGVGETLSCGTGVAATALAVRYWAGAQAPDNWKVEVPGGTLGVRMFPAEDGEHVALSGPAQLVYQGEVDLV